A stretch of the Candidatus Gastranaerophilales bacterium genome encodes the following:
- a CDS encoding SIMPL domain-containing protein (The SIMPL domain is named for its presence in mouse protein SIMPL (signalling molecule that associates with mouse pelle-like kinase). Bacterial member BP26, from Brucella, was shown to assemble into a channel-like structure, while YggE from E. coli has been associated with resistance to oxidative stress.): protein MKMSNKILIALFVFLVAIGTLGINYKTFANSAENGKISSTAKEEKSIAPDTVYVTFSVITNDKNSETAVSLNNKKTTQMINALKKSLTPDETVKTSAYSLNPNYEYNNITKKNMFKDYEVKNNVNLKLKDINKVGKLIDIAVKNGANNVDNLVFTLENTDAVCNQLTAQAAQKARKNAEALLNSLGMKIVNVANISYNCSNLVPRAVYADNFMSMKAAGSEADSTPVTIEAGEIKITATVTITFNIK from the coding sequence ATGAAAATGTCCAATAAAATTTTAATTGCACTGTTTGTATTTCTTGTTGCCATCGGCACATTGGGAATAAATTATAAAACTTTTGCCAATTCAGCTGAAAACGGAAAAATTTCATCGACGGCAAAAGAAGAAAAATCCATAGCGCCTGATACCGTGTATGTAACTTTTAGCGTTATAACCAATGATAAAAACAGCGAAACAGCCGTAAGTCTGAACAACAAAAAAACAACACAAATGATTAACGCGTTGAAAAAATCTTTAACCCCTGATGAAACTGTTAAAACAAGCGCATATTCGCTAAACCCTAATTATGAGTACAACAATATAACCAAAAAAAATATGTTCAAAGATTACGAGGTAAAAAACAACGTAAATTTGAAACTTAAAGATATCAATAAAGTAGGCAAGCTAATTGATATAGCAGTGAAAAACGGAGCAAATAATGTAGACAATCTGGTCTTTACATTGGAAAACACAGATGCTGTTTGCAATCAATTAACAGCTCAAGCAGCTCAAAAAGCGAGAAAAAACGCCGAAGCTCTGCTTAATTCACTGGGAATGAAAATAGTAAATGTAGCAAATATTTCCTATAACTGTTCGAATTTGGTACCGCGTGCGGTTTATGCAGACAACTTTATGAGCATGAAAGCCGCAGGCAGCGAAGCGGACTCTACTCCTGTAACAATAGAAGCGGGAGAAATTAAAATTACAGCAACAGTAACTATAACTTTTAACATAAAATAA